One window of Bacillus alkalicellulosilyticus genomic DNA carries:
- a CDS encoding S-layer homology domain-containing protein, with amino-acid sequence MKSYFTKSLFLTGFILLFSFNSVSASTDIEGFNAKDSILKVVEEGIITGDANGYFNLSRNITIQDSAIILAKSLELENSSSSVTATFLDSSAFLEAAVKAGLISGTGVCNFEINANLTR; translated from the coding sequence ATGAAAAGCTATTTCACGAAGTCATTGTTTTTAACTGGATTTATCTTGCTGTTTTCTTTTAACTCTGTTTCCGCATCTACAGATATTGAAGGATTTAATGCTAAAGATTCAATATTGAAAGTAGTTGAAGAGGGCATTATTACAGGGGATGCAAATGGATATTTTAATCTATCACGTAACATAACGATACAAGACAGTGCTATTATCCTAGCAAAATCACTTGAATTAGAAAATTCAAGTTCGTCTGTTACTGCTACGTTTTTAGATTCTTCGGCATTTTTAGAGGCTGCTGTTAAAGCTGGATTGATAAGTGGAACTGGGGTATGTAATTTTGAAATTAACGCAAATCTAACTCGTTAA
- a CDS encoding class I SAM-dependent methyltransferase: MDRQSLIKKFDKQAKKYNKRRKNDQAYKFRQRIFKEAKGKVLEVGIGSGLNFPFYSSDIELTGLDFSEAMLKSAQNAAKDYPFKTTLIQDDVETIEFNENSFDTIISSGSLCAYQEPVSVLNSFQKWCKPEGRILMLEHGISTNKPLAWLQKSLNPLALKVIGCHQNRDISDIVKKSNLMLIREERYFAGYLYLIWAKP, translated from the coding sequence ATGGACCGTCAATCATTAATTAAAAAGTTTGATAAGCAAGCAAAAAAATACAATAAACGAAGAAAAAATGATCAGGCTTATAAGTTTCGGCAACGAATTTTTAAAGAAGCCAAAGGAAAGGTGTTGGAGGTTGGCATTGGTTCAGGACTCAATTTTCCCTTCTATAGTAGTGATATTGAGTTGACAGGATTGGATTTTAGTGAAGCAATGTTGAAATCAGCACAGAATGCGGCTAAAGATTATCCTTTTAAAACAACGCTTATTCAAGATGATGTGGAAACGATTGAATTTAACGAAAACAGCTTTGACACTATCATATCTTCGGGCAGCTTATGTGCCTATCAAGAACCTGTAAGTGTTCTGAATAGCTTTCAGAAGTGGTGTAAGCCAGAAGGGAGAATTCTAATGCTGGAGCACGGCATTAGTACAAATAAACCGTTGGCATGGTTACAAAAATCTTTGAACCCTTTGGCACTAAAGGTTATAGGGTGTCACCAGAACAGAGATATTTCAGATATTGTAAAAAAATCTAATTTAATGCTCATTAGGGAGGAGCGTTATTTTGCAGGTTATTTATATCTGATATGGGCTAAACCATAA
- a CDS encoding ATP-binding cassette domain-containing protein, with protein sequence MKIFEANKVCKKIDGHMLINEVSISISQGEKVAITGKNGSGKSSLLKLLGGIFTETEGQVKRPQINIGYVPEHFPENIRFKIHDYLMLVGKMSSGLEEEILKRIESYAELFAIQEFLNTPLKNCSKGTKQKVGIIQALLNNPDLLLLDEPLTGLDDNAKFVLLTQLNNLQSDKTVIFTTHEPILIEKLADRILTVENGRIVSDSTTVKNNEKVRNIIVKITNRNIISDIPSISSEWLGGDTVEICVFAKESDKILSMLLERGCSIIELIEKR encoded by the coding sequence ATGAAAATATTTGAGGCAAATAAAGTTTGCAAGAAGATAGATGGACATATGCTTATTAATGAAGTCTCCATAAGCATATCACAAGGGGAAAAGGTTGCTATTACAGGGAAAAATGGTTCGGGAAAAAGCAGCCTGTTGAAACTTCTAGGGGGTATTTTTACAGAAACTGAAGGGCAAGTGAAGCGACCTCAGATTAACATTGGATATGTCCCAGAACATTTTCCAGAAAATATTCGATTCAAAATACATGATTATTTAATGTTGGTGGGGAAAATGTCTTCTGGTTTGGAAGAAGAAATACTAAAAAGAATTGAGAGTTATGCAGAACTGTTTGCAATTCAAGAATTCTTGAATACCCCCTTAAAAAATTGTTCGAAAGGAACAAAGCAAAAAGTCGGAATAATACAGGCTCTATTAAATAACCCTGATTTATTACTATTGGATGAGCCGTTAACTGGGTTAGATGATAACGCAAAATTTGTACTTTTGACTCAGTTAAATAACCTTCAAAGCGATAAGACGGTGATTTTTACTACACATGAGCCCATACTAATTGAAAAGTTAGCTGATAGGATTTTAACGGTAGAGAATGGGAGAATCGTCTCTGATTCGACAACAGTAAAAAATAACGAGAAAGTAAGAAATATAATTGTCAAAATCACCAATAGAAATATAATTTCTGATATTCCTTCCATTAGTAGTGAATGGTTAGGGGGAGATACGGTTGAAATATGTGTATTTGCTAAGGAGTCTGATAAGATTTTGTCGATGTTACTTGAACGAGGTTGTTCAATAATTGAATTAATAGAGAAGAGGTAA
- the splB gene encoding spore photoproduct lyase produces MMEPFMPQLVYIEPQALEYPLGRELKEKFEKMGIEIRQTTSHNQVRNIPGDNEQQQYRNAKSTLVVGVRKTLKFEQSKPSAEYAIPLATGCMGHCHYCYLQTTMGDKPYIRTYVNLEDIFEQATKYMEERIPEITRFEAACTSDIVGIDHLTHSLKKTIEFIGQTDFGRLRFVTKYHHVDHLLDAKHNGRTRFRFSLNSNYVIKNFEPGTSPFEKRIEAAGKVAKANYPLGFILAPLYRHEGWEEGYLELFEKLKQTLPEEATHDLTFELIQHRFTKTAKRIIEKRYPKTKLQMNEDDRKYKWGKYGRGKYVYKTDEADELKQIIESYIHTYFPQAKIEYFT; encoded by the coding sequence ATCATGGAGCCATTTATGCCGCAGCTCGTTTATATAGAACCACAAGCATTAGAGTATCCATTAGGTCGAGAGCTAAAAGAGAAGTTTGAAAAGATGGGCATTGAAATTCGTCAAACGACTTCCCATAATCAAGTTCGTAACATCCCAGGAGATAATGAACAACAGCAATACCGTAACGCAAAATCAACTTTAGTTGTAGGTGTTCGAAAAACACTTAAATTTGAGCAATCTAAGCCATCGGCCGAATATGCAATTCCTTTAGCGACAGGCTGTATGGGCCATTGTCATTATTGTTATTTGCAAACCACGATGGGGGACAAACCTTATATTCGTACGTACGTTAACCTTGAGGATATATTTGAACAAGCGACAAAATACATGGAGGAGCGAATCCCAGAAATTACTCGATTTGAGGCGGCTTGTACATCTGACATTGTTGGGATTGACCATTTAACACATTCACTAAAAAAAACGATTGAGTTTATCGGTCAAACAGATTTCGGTAGGTTACGATTTGTAACGAAATATCATCATGTAGACCATTTGTTAGATGCCAAGCACAATGGACGCACAAGGTTCCGTTTTAGTCTTAATTCAAATTATGTAATTAAGAATTTTGAACCTGGGACTTCGCCTTTTGAGAAAAGGATAGAAGCAGCTGGGAAGGTTGCAAAAGCAAATTACCCTCTTGGTTTTATATTGGCCCCATTATACCGACATGAGGGTTGGGAAGAGGGGTATTTAGAGTTATTTGAAAAGTTGAAGCAAACCCTTCCTGAAGAGGCTACCCATGACTTAACTTTTGAACTTATCCAACACCGTTTTACAAAAACAGCAAAACGAATTATTGAAAAACGATACCCAAAAACAAAATTGCAAATGAATGAGGATGACAGAAAATATAAATGGGGTAAATATGGAAGAGGGAAATATGTGTACAAGACGGATGAAGCAGATGAATTAAAACAAATAATTGAATCTTACATCCATACGTATTTTCCACAAGCAAAAATAGAATATTTTACATGA
- the mntR gene encoding transcriptional regulator MntR yields MPTPSMEDYLERIYLLIEDKGYARVSDIAEALEVHPSSVTKMVQKLDKSEYLIYEKYRGLVLTPKGKKIGKRLVYRHDLLEDFMKIIGVASENIYGDVEGIEHHLSWDAIDRIGDLVQFFEEDPQRVESLRIVQKRNEEDQ; encoded by the coding sequence ATGCCAACACCGAGTATGGAAGATTATTTAGAACGAATCTATTTATTAATTGAGGATAAAGGTTATGCACGAGTTTCCGATATAGCAGAGGCTTTGGAAGTCCATCCTTCTTCAGTTACTAAAATGGTACAAAAATTAGATAAAAGTGAGTATTTAATTTATGAAAAATACAGAGGCCTTGTACTGACTCCTAAAGGGAAAAAGATTGGAAAACGCCTCGTATACCGCCATGACTTACTTGAAGACTTTATGAAAATTATAGGTGTCGCTTCAGAAAACATTTATGGAGATGTTGAAGGAATTGAGCATCACCTTAGCTGGGACGCCATTGACCGAATTGGAGACCTTGTCCAGTTTTTTGAAGAAGACCCACAAAGAGTAGAGAGCTTACGAATCGTCCAAAAACGCAACGAAGAAGACCAATAA
- a CDS encoding patatin-like phospholipase family protein, whose protein sequence is MKMDGVFAGGGVKCFSFIGALQVFEEKSHEFDRLAGTSAGALFAALIKAGYTSEELIELLNELEVSYFLDPRKTVLPFKLMRWVLLYYRLGLYKGNELEKWVKEKLAAKGVSTFADLPPGSLKIVVSDITRGRIVVIPDDLPQYGLIPEKFSVAKAIRMSCSIPYFFEPAKMYDRSGKPSIIVDGAVLSNFPIWLFLDRNLRAKRPVVGFRLTPKLEDIPKKKVSNAVEMFQSLFDTMMKAHDIRYIIKEHADNIIFIPIDEVKTTDFNIPEEKKRELIDLGRKQTEKFFRKWKY, encoded by the coding sequence ATGAAAATGGACGGAGTTTTTGCGGGTGGAGGAGTAAAGTGCTTCTCCTTCATTGGAGCATTACAAGTCTTTGAAGAAAAGAGTCACGAATTTGACCGGTTGGCCGGCACAAGTGCTGGAGCATTGTTTGCTGCTCTCATAAAAGCAGGATATACAAGTGAAGAATTAATTGAACTATTAAATGAATTAGAGGTTAGTTATTTCCTTGACCCGCGCAAAACCGTATTGCCATTTAAACTTATGCGTTGGGTTCTTTTATATTATCGATTAGGCTTATATAAAGGAAATGAGTTAGAGAAATGGGTGAAAGAAAAACTCGCAGCCAAGGGTGTGTCAACCTTTGCAGATTTACCTCCTGGCAGTTTGAAAATTGTCGTTTCAGATATTACGCGTGGGAGAATTGTGGTTATCCCTGATGACTTGCCACAATACGGATTAATTCCAGAAAAATTTTCAGTTGCGAAGGCCATCCGTATGAGCTGTAGCATTCCTTACTTTTTTGAGCCAGCTAAAATGTATGACCGTTCAGGAAAACCATCAATTATAGTTGATGGAGCGGTATTAAGTAACTTTCCGATATGGTTATTCCTTGACCGAAACCTGCGAGCAAAAAGACCAGTCGTTGGCTTTCGCTTAACACCAAAGTTAGAGGATATCCCCAAAAAGAAAGTTAGCAATGCTGTTGAAATGTTTCAATCTTTGTTTGATACGATGATGAAAGCTCATGACATTCGTTATATTATTAAAGAGCATGCGGATAATATTATCTTTATACCTATTGATGAAGTAAAGACAACGGACTTTAACATACCAGAAGAGAAAAAACGTGAGCTCATTGATTTAGGAAGAAAACAAACAGAAAAGTTTTTTAGAAAATGGAAGTATTAA
- a CDS encoding SA1362 family protein, which translates to MSRLPINPFVAIIIGMALFGLFYSLLFNTTAFLAQIAIFVGLAFLLFFLYKRFIAKQMNFNSHRPTTARMQNIPKATPPARIKASAGKKKVRPLNKKKSEHNFTVIEGKKNKKKNRALF; encoded by the coding sequence GTGTCACGTCTACCAATAAATCCATTTGTAGCAATTATTATAGGCATGGCTTTGTTTGGCCTTTTCTACAGTTTGCTCTTTAATACAACGGCATTTTTGGCACAAATAGCAATTTTTGTTGGCCTAGCTTTTCTGTTATTTTTCCTATACAAGCGATTTATCGCTAAGCAAATGAATTTTAACTCTCACCGTCCAACAACAGCAAGAATGCAAAACATACCAAAAGCTACTCCACCAGCTCGTATAAAAGCAAGCGCTGGAAAGAAGAAGGTCCGGCCTTTGAATAAAAAGAAAAGCGAACATAACTTTACTGTAATTGAAGGTAAAAAAAACAAGAAAAAAAATCGAGCACTCTTTTAA
- a CDS encoding YqhR family membrane protein yields the protein MSEQLEQSRNEEPMSFNAKVATIGFVGGVFWSLIGYLAFFFNFMRVGPALVLMPWALGDWKNGYIGQIVGIFVLGLLSILAAFLYKIVLRKFDNIWAGMFFGGALWFLVFYFLNPLFHGLKPLTQLDINTIITSLSLYILYGVFIGYSISYEFVEMNQKSAT from the coding sequence ATGTCAGAACAATTAGAACAAAGCAGAAATGAAGAACCAATGTCATTTAATGCAAAGGTGGCAACAATCGGTTTTGTTGGGGGAGTTTTTTGGAGCCTTATCGGTTATCTTGCTTTCTTTTTTAATTTTATGAGGGTAGGGCCGGCATTAGTACTAATGCCTTGGGCGTTAGGCGATTGGAAGAATGGTTATATTGGACAAATCGTTGGGATTTTTGTATTAGGTTTACTTTCTATTCTAGCTGCATTTTTATATAAAATTGTGTTACGAAAATTCGATAATATATGGGCAGGTATGTTCTTCGGTGGTGCACTTTGGTTTTTGGTATTTTATTTTTTAAATCCGTTATTTCATGGGTTGAAACCACTTACGCAGTTGGATATTAATACCATAATTACCTCTTTAAGTTTATATATATTATATGGGGTCTTTATTGGTTACTCAATATCCTATGAGTTTGTTGAAATGAACCAAAAGTCCGCTACGTAA
- a CDS encoding M24 family metallopeptidase, translating to MSNRIDRLRMQFSEKGIDGLLIASPYNRRYIAHFTGTAGVVLISNKEAKFITDFRYMDQASEQAVGYEIVQHTGPIYQEVAKQASLMGITALGFEQEHVTYQTYEIYKKNISAKLVPVSGVVEQLRLHKDEEEISIITVAAEIADAAFDHIVSFIQPGKTELEVSNELEFFMRKQGAVSSSFDIIVASGVRSALPHGVASDKVLQKGELVTLDFGAYYNGYCSDITRTVAIGEISDELKAIYHTVKEAQQRGVDGIKPGLTGKQADALTRDYITEKGYGQYFGHSTGHGLGLEVHEAPTLSIKSETVLEPGMVVTVEPGIYITGVGGTRIEDDVLITADGHRSFTKSTKELLFVGD from the coding sequence ATGAGCAATAGAATTGATCGCTTGCGTATGCAGTTTTCAGAAAAGGGGATTGATGGGCTCTTAATAGCAAGTCCTTATAATCGACGGTATATCGCACATTTTACAGGCACAGCAGGTGTTGTTCTTATTTCAAATAAAGAAGCTAAATTCATTACAGATTTTCGTTATATGGACCAAGCTTCTGAACAAGCAGTAGGATATGAAATCGTTCAACATACAGGACCGATTTACCAAGAAGTTGCAAAGCAAGCTTCGTTAATGGGAATTACTGCATTAGGATTTGAACAAGAGCACGTAACCTACCAGACCTATGAAATCTATAAGAAAAATATATCGGCTAAGCTCGTTCCCGTCTCAGGAGTAGTGGAACAACTCCGTTTACATAAGGATGAAGAAGAGATTAGCATCATCACAGTTGCTGCAGAAATTGCTGATGCTGCGTTTGACCATATTGTTTCTTTCATTCAACCTGGTAAAACGGAACTTGAGGTTTCCAACGAGCTTGAATTTTTTATGAGAAAACAAGGAGCAGTGTCTTCATCTTTTGATATCATCGTTGCTTCAGGTGTCCGCTCTGCGTTGCCTCATGGCGTGGCATCAGATAAGGTATTGCAAAAAGGGGAATTAGTCACTCTTGATTTTGGAGCCTATTATAACGGGTATTGTTCAGATATCACAAGAACAGTAGCTATAGGGGAAATAAGTGATGAATTAAAGGCCATCTATCACACTGTAAAAGAAGCGCAACAAAGAGGCGTAGATGGAATTAAGCCTGGTTTGACTGGAAAACAAGCCGATGCGTTAACGCGAGATTATATTACTGAAAAAGGATACGGGCAGTATTTTGGTCATTCAACTGGACACGGATTAGGTCTAGAAGTTCATGAGGCGCCAACGCTTTCAATAAAGTCAGAAACGGTGCTCGAGCCGGGAATGGTTGTTACCGTTGAGCCAGGTATTTATATTACTGGAGTAGGTGGTACACGGATTGAGGATGATGTTTTAATTACTGCTGATGGTCACCGTTCCTTTACAAAGTCTACGAAAGAATTGCTTTTTGTCGGTGATTAA
- the efp gene encoding elongation factor P, which translates to MISVNDFKTGLTIEVDGGIWQVMEFQHVKPGKGAAFVRSKLRNLRNGSVQEKTFRAGEKVAKARIENRRMQYLYASGDVHTFMDNESYEQIELSTDQIEYELKFLKENMEVQIMQYGTEILGVEVPNTVELEVTETEPGIKGDTSSGGTKSAVLETGLNVQVPFFVNQGDRLIIDTRNGSYVSRA; encoded by the coding sequence ATGATTTCGGTAAATGATTTTAAAACAGGATTAACGATTGAAGTGGATGGTGGAATTTGGCAGGTTATGGAATTCCAACACGTAAAACCAGGTAAAGGTGCTGCTTTTGTTCGTTCTAAGCTTCGTAATCTACGTAATGGTTCCGTTCAAGAAAAGACGTTTCGTGCTGGTGAAAAAGTAGCTAAAGCTCGTATTGAAAATCGTCGTATGCAATATTTATATGCAAGTGGTGATGTTCATACATTCATGGATAATGAATCATACGAACAAATAGAATTATCGACTGACCAAATTGAATACGAATTGAAGTTCCTTAAAGAAAACATGGAAGTTCAAATTATGCAATATGGTACGGAAATTCTTGGAGTAGAAGTTCCGAATACAGTTGAGCTTGAAGTAACTGAAACAGAACCTGGTATTAAAGGGGATACATCTAGCGGTGGAACAAAGTCAGCGGTTTTAGAAACTGGCTTAAATGTTCAGGTTCCTTTTTTCGTAAATCAAGGCGACCGTCTTATCATTGATACAAGAAACGGCTCATACGTTTCTCGTGCATAA
- a CDS encoding shikimate kinase, with protein sequence MNLREKSIVFIGFMGVGKTTVGQLVAQKLYRTFIDIDKEIEKEFSMPIPEIFQTIGEKAFREKEKEMTTTFCKQKLKVLSLGGGAFLQKEIQEVCLENCIVFHLDVSWETWKERLDILIDSRPVLQGRKIEEIEELFHKRQETYSLHNSQYQTDDLDVEAIADNIVESLKLAWELYE encoded by the coding sequence ATGAATCTTAGAGAAAAAAGTATTGTATTTATAGGTTTTATGGGGGTAGGAAAAACGACAGTAGGTCAACTAGTCGCCCAAAAACTATATCGCACCTTTATCGATATCGATAAAGAAATCGAAAAAGAGTTCTCGATGCCGATTCCTGAAATTTTTCAAACGATAGGAGAAAAAGCATTTAGAGAAAAAGAAAAAGAAATGACCACTACATTTTGCAAACAAAAGCTAAAGGTTTTATCGTTAGGTGGCGGCGCATTTCTCCAAAAGGAAATTCAAGAAGTCTGTTTGGAAAACTGCATCGTGTTCCATTTGGATGTATCGTGGGAGACGTGGAAAGAGCGGTTAGATATCCTTATCGATAGCCGCCCTGTTTTACAAGGGCGTAAGATTGAAGAAATTGAAGAACTTTTTCACAAAAGACAAGAAACATATTCACTTCATAATTCACAATATCAAACAGACGATTTAGATGTGGAAGCTATTGCAGATAACATTGTAGAGTCTCTTAAATTAGCCTGGGAACTGTACGAGTAA
- the aroD gene encoding type I 3-dehydroquinate dehydratase codes for MLQDLVNGKDVPYICTPLTGNNTESLLSELAVIIPKQPDIIEWRLDFFDDIDSVDAVILTLEKLHEHGQRIPLLVTIRSQKEGGQAISLSTEEVVELLCEMSKSKYVSMVDFELANDPAHIAKLRDVSKQHNTLLVLSHHNFEKTPPQKEILKRLLQMEFYGADIAKVAVMPLHKNDVHALLEVTKEASETLEIPVITMSMGELGAISRVMGWFYGSVVTFAVGEKSSAPGQIPIETLRQIVHMVKQPS; via the coding sequence ATGTTACAAGATTTAGTAAACGGAAAAGATGTACCATATATTTGCACGCCTTTAACCGGTAATAATACGGAGAGTCTGCTAAGTGAGCTTGCGGTTATCATTCCAAAACAACCCGACATCATCGAGTGGCGCCTTGATTTTTTTGATGATATTGATAGTGTAGATGCCGTCATTTTGACATTAGAGAAATTGCACGAACACGGACAACGCATCCCACTTCTAGTTACAATCCGTTCTCAGAAAGAAGGCGGACAAGCTATTTCTCTCAGTACAGAAGAAGTTGTTGAGCTACTTTGCGAAATGAGCAAAAGTAAGTATGTCTCTATGGTTGACTTTGAGCTAGCCAATGACCCTGCTCATATCGCAAAGCTTAGAGATGTGTCAAAACAACACAATACACTGCTCGTTTTATCACATCATAATTTTGAAAAGACTCCTCCCCAAAAAGAAATTCTTAAAAGGTTACTTCAGATGGAGTTTTACGGAGCTGATATAGCAAAAGTGGCAGTTATGCCTTTACATAAAAATGACGTTCATGCTTTATTAGAAGTCACTAAAGAGGCAAGTGAGACGTTGGAAATTCCGGTTATCACGATGTCTATGGGAGAACTAGGTGCCATCAGTAGAGTAATGGGCTGGTTCTATGGGTCAGTCGTTACATTTGCAGTAGGAGAAAAAAGCTCCGCCCCTGGCCAAATCCCGATTGAAACACTTCGGCAAATCGTGCATATGGTAAAACAACCATCTTAG
- a CDS encoding YqhV family protein, protein MKSILSGLEAAVMGMVAIRLISGMIELTAAALMFKFNSIEKAVAINALLAVVGPIVLISTMTVGLIGMADKLSFGKLLLIGAGVALILIGLKK, encoded by the coding sequence ATGAAATCAATTCTATCAGGGCTTGAGGCAGCTGTTATGGGTATGGTCGCGATTCGATTAATTTCAGGAATGATTGAATTAACAGCAGCAGCTCTAATGTTTAAGTTCAATAGTATAGAAAAAGCAGTAGCCATTAATGCCTTATTGGCCGTTGTGGGACCCATCGTTTTAATATCGACGATGACTGTAGGATTAATTGGAATGGCTGACAAGTTATCATTTGGGAAGCTCCTTTTAATTGGAGCTGGAGTAGCCTTGATTTTAATAGGATTGAAAAAGTAA
- the spoIIIAA gene encoding stage III sporulation protein AA, whose protein sequence is MEEINMVLPETVKGVLAEFPPSLTKDIEEIRIRIDRPLEVIAAGKPYNPSYFGTPYLITHEDAKFLLNQLSQYSLYAFEEELKRGYITIRGGHRVGLAGKVIIEQGQVKALKEISSYNIRVAKQKVGVANRLIPHLYEKRWLNTLIIGPPQTGKTTLLRDIARLISCGSIPDKIPSQKVGIVDERSEIAASVNGIPQHELGSRVDVLDGCPKAEGMMMLIRSMSPDVLIVDEIGRKEDAIAIQEAINAGVQLITTVHGFDMEDIEQRPIVKELLDIGAFERCIELTRTKGVGTIRRIRNNLKKDVVRII, encoded by the coding sequence ATGGAAGAAATCAATATGGTATTACCAGAAACGGTAAAAGGTGTTCTTGCTGAGTTTCCACCTTCCTTAACAAAGGATATTGAAGAAATTAGAATTCGTATCGACCGTCCCTTAGAAGTTATCGCTGCCGGGAAGCCTTACAACCCTTCGTATTTTGGAACACCTTATCTAATTACTCATGAAGATGCAAAGTTTCTGTTAAATCAGTTAAGTCAATACTCTCTCTATGCCTTTGAAGAAGAATTAAAACGAGGCTACATCACCATACGAGGTGGCCATCGTGTTGGCTTAGCTGGGAAAGTGATTATTGAACAAGGCCAAGTGAAAGCATTGAAGGAAATCAGTTCCTACAATATTCGAGTAGCCAAACAAAAAGTGGGCGTTGCTAACAGGCTTATTCCTCACTTGTATGAAAAAAGGTGGCTCAACACATTAATCATTGGTCCGCCACAAACAGGAAAAACAACATTACTTCGTGATATTGCACGCTTAATCAGCTGTGGTTCGATACCAGACAAAATTCCTTCACAAAAAGTAGGGATAGTTGATGAGCGCTCTGAAATCGCAGCATCTGTAAATGGAATTCCTCAACATGAGCTAGGAAGTCGAGTAGATGTCCTTGATGGATGTCCAAAAGCAGAGGGAATGATGATGCTCATTCGCTCAATGAGTCCGGATGTATTAATCGTTGATGAAATTGGTAGAAAAGAAGATGCAATTGCGATTCAAGAGGCCATTAATGCGGGAGTACAACTGATAACAACTGTTCATGGCTTTGACATGGAAGACATTGAACAGCGTCCTATCGTAAAAGAGTTACTAGATATTGGAGCGTTTGAACGATGCATTGAACTCACTCGAACAAAAGGTGTTGGGACGATTCGAAGAATACGGAACAACCTTAAGAAAGATGTGGTGAGGATCATTTGA
- the spoIIIAB gene encoding stage III sporulation protein SpoIIIAB: MKLLGAIIILIGSTWVGFEFAKRLSERPRQLRHLKVALQSLEAEIMYGMTPLAQASANLAKQLPKPMTYLFERFSYHLLNHRDSVASAWEESLRETWHLTALLQSEFEIMKQFGTTLGQHDRANQQKQIRLTLAHLEREEGDARDKQNRYEKMIKSLGFLTGLLIIILML; the protein is encoded by the coding sequence TTGAAGCTTTTAGGAGCAATCATCATCTTAATTGGGTCAACATGGGTAGGATTTGAATTTGCTAAAAGACTAAGTGAACGTCCAAGACAGCTAAGGCATTTAAAGGTAGCCTTACAGTCTCTTGAGGCAGAAATAATGTATGGGATGACCCCTTTAGCCCAAGCGAGTGCTAACTTAGCAAAACAACTTCCTAAGCCAATGACGTATTTATTTGAAAGGTTTTCCTATCATTTACTTAACCATAGAGATAGTGTTGCAAGCGCCTGGGAAGAAAGTTTACGAGAAACGTGGCATTTAACAGCTCTTCTCCAATCGGAATTTGAAATTATGAAACAATTTGGAACGACTCTAGGTCAGCACGACCGGGCCAATCAACAAAAGCAAATTCGACTAACGCTCGCTCACCTTGAACGAGAAGAAGGAGATGCAAGAGACAAGCAAAACCGTTACGAAAAAATGATAAAAAGTCTCGGATTCTTAACAGGTTTACTCATCATTATTTTAATGCTGTAG
- the spoIIIAC gene encoding stage III sporulation protein AC, translating into MAYDVNTIFQIAGIGIVVAMIHTVLKQMGKEDWAHWVTLIGFVVVLYMVASIVDDLFQKIKGVFLLQG; encoded by the coding sequence GTGGCTTATGACGTTAATACAATCTTTCAAATTGCTGGAATAGGAATAGTGGTCGCCATGATTCATACGGTTTTAAAGCAAATGGGAAAGGAAGATTGGGCGCACTGGGTAACATTAATTGGCTTTGTCGTTGTGTTATACATGGTTGCTTCTATCGTAGATGACCTCTTTCAAAAAATTAAGGGCGTATTCCTCCTGCAGGGGTAA